The Bacillus vallismortis genome window below encodes:
- a CDS encoding acyl--CoA ligase gives MLKREDLIAPMQYNLVNEIEKFSAAGQKTALLWEDESGKQESWSYEKLMEETNKIGAALADLGFKKGDKLIVMVPRVLEAYAVYLAILKSGMVVIPCSEMLRAKDLEYRIEHAEVKGAIVYSAFIGAFRDVSTADKLIKLSIGENDAGWKNLLSIEADGSRFQTADTTREDMAFLSYTSGTTGQPKGVVHTHGWAFAHLKTSAGAWLDISEKDTVWATAAPGWQKWVWSPFLAVLGSGATGFVYHGRFKAETYLELLSRYKINVFCCTPTEYRLMAKVEGLDRYDLSALHSAVSAGEPLNREVIDVFQKHFGIKVRDGYGQTESTLLVGVLKDMDIKPGSMGKPTPGNQVEIINEDGEICKTGEVGDIAVHLSTPALFKEYYKDPERMKTQIRGDYFLTGDRAKKDEEGYFWFESRNDDIIISSGYTIGPFEVEDALVKHPEVKECAVVASPDEIRGSIVKAYVVLQNHEKRSDELVKVLQNHVKTITAPYKYPREIEFVESLPKTASAKIRRVELRKREEQLKANKKA, from the coding sequence GTGTTAAAACGAGAAGATTTAATTGCCCCTATGCAATATAATTTAGTAAATGAAATTGAAAAATTCAGTGCCGCTGGACAAAAAACCGCTCTTCTATGGGAGGATGAGTCTGGCAAGCAAGAGTCTTGGTCATATGAAAAGCTGATGGAAGAAACAAATAAAATCGGAGCGGCTTTGGCTGATCTTGGATTTAAAAAAGGCGACAAGCTGATTGTAATGGTTCCGCGGGTGCTTGAAGCATATGCGGTTTATCTGGCTATCCTGAAATCAGGCATGGTTGTCATTCCGTGCTCCGAAATGCTTCGTGCGAAAGATCTTGAATACCGGATTGAACATGCAGAAGTGAAAGGCGCTATTGTCTATTCTGCGTTTATCGGCGCCTTCCGTGATGTCAGTACGGCTGACAAACTGATTAAGCTGTCTATTGGCGAAAACGATGCCGGCTGGAAGAATCTCTTATCAATTGAAGCGGACGGAAGCAGATTCCAAACAGCTGACACAACAAGAGAAGATATGGCCTTCTTATCTTACACTTCCGGAACAACAGGTCAGCCTAAAGGTGTTGTACATACGCACGGTTGGGCATTTGCTCATTTAAAAACATCGGCTGGCGCTTGGCTTGATATTTCTGAAAAGGATACCGTCTGGGCAACTGCTGCACCAGGCTGGCAAAAGTGGGTATGGAGCCCGTTTTTAGCTGTGCTAGGCAGCGGAGCAACGGGTTTTGTGTACCACGGCAGATTCAAAGCAGAAACATATCTAGAACTTTTAAGCCGCTACAAAATCAATGTCTTCTGCTGTACGCCGACGGAATACCGCTTAATGGCGAAGGTTGAAGGCTTGGACCGCTATGATCTTTCCGCCCTGCACAGCGCCGTTTCCGCAGGCGAACCGCTTAACCGTGAAGTCATTGATGTTTTTCAAAAGCACTTCGGCATTAAGGTGAGGGACGGATATGGCCAAACAGAAAGCACGCTTTTAGTCGGTGTCTTAAAAGACATGGATATTAAACCAGGAAGCATGGGAAAACCGACACCGGGAAATCAGGTGGAGATCATTAATGAAGACGGTGAAATCTGTAAAACTGGTGAGGTTGGCGATATCGCTGTCCACCTCAGCACGCCGGCGCTCTTTAAAGAATATTACAAAGACCCGGAAAGAATGAAAACACAAATTCGCGGCGATTATTTCCTAACAGGAGACAGAGCAAAAAAAGATGAAGAAGGTTACTTTTGGTTTGAAAGCCGAAACGACGATATCATTATCAGCTCCGGCTACACGATCGGGCCCTTTGAAGTGGAAGACGCGCTCGTTAAGCACCCCGAAGTAAAAGAATGTGCTGTTGTCGCAAGCCCTGATGAAATCAGAGGTTCCATCGTTAAGGCATATGTTGTCCTGCAGAATCACGAAAAACGCAGTGATGAGCTTGTCAAAGTCCTGCAAAATCATGTGAAGACCATTACCGCTCCGTACAAATATCCTAGAGAAATTGAATTTGTGGAAAGCCTGCCGAAAACGGCTTCTGCAAAAATCAGACGAGTGGAATTAAGAAAACGTGAAGAACAGCTCAAAGCTAATAAAAAGGCGTAA
- a CDS encoding alpha/beta-type small acid-soluble spore protein: MAQNSQNGNSSNQLLVPGAAQAIDQMKLEIASEFGVNLGADTTSRANGSVGGEITKRLVSFAQQNMGGGQF, from the coding sequence ATGGCACAAAACAGTCAAAACGGTAACAGCAGTAACCAACTCCTAGTACCAGGAGCTGCTCAAGCCATCGACCAAATGAAATTAGAAATCGCTTCTGAATTCGGTGTAAACCTTGGAGCAGACACAACTTCTCGCGCTAACGGTTCTGTTGGAGGAGAGATCACAAAACGTCTTGTTTCTTTTGCTCAACAAAACATGGGCGGAGGACAATTCTAA
- the thiI gene encoding tRNA uracil 4-sulfurtransferase ThiI, with the protein MNYDHILIRFGEISTKGKNRKSFIERLKQNVRLVLKDYPNLKYFSNRDRMTITLNGEDPEALFPLLKQVFGIQSFSLAIKCDSRLDDIKATALHAIKDQYQPGDTFKVATKRAYKQFELDTNQMNAEIGGHILRNTEGLTVDVRNPDIPLRIEIREEATFLTIRDEKGAGGLPVGSAGKAMLMLSGGFDSPVAGFYAMKRGLSVEAVHFFSPPYTSERAKQKVMDLAKCLSRFGGSMTLHIVPFTKTQELIQKQIPENYTMTATRRLMLQIADRIREKRNGLAIITGESLGQVASQTLESMYAINAVTSTPILRPLIGMDKTDIIEKSREIGTYETSIQPFEDCCTIFTPPSPKTRPKKEKIEHYESFVDFEPYIQEAVENIETMTLYSEQEANDKFAELF; encoded by the coding sequence ATGAATTACGATCATATATTAATTCGTTTTGGGGAAATATCAACCAAAGGCAAAAACAGAAAAAGCTTTATTGAGCGCTTAAAGCAAAACGTCAGACTCGTTTTGAAAGACTATCCGAACTTAAAATACTTTTCCAATCGTGACCGCATGACGATTACATTAAATGGAGAAGATCCGGAGGCTCTTTTTCCTCTTTTAAAGCAGGTGTTTGGCATTCAAAGCTTCAGCCTGGCGATTAAGTGTGACAGCCGCCTTGATGATATTAAGGCAACTGCTCTCCATGCTATTAAGGATCAGTATCAGCCTGGTGATACGTTTAAAGTCGCGACGAAGAGAGCGTATAAACAATTTGAGTTAGATACAAACCAAATGAACGCTGAAATCGGCGGCCACATTTTGAGAAATACAGAAGGATTGACGGTCGATGTCCGCAACCCTGACATCCCGCTCAGAATCGAGATCAGAGAGGAAGCGACCTTTTTGACGATTCGCGATGAAAAAGGTGCAGGCGGCCTGCCAGTCGGTTCAGCAGGCAAAGCAATGCTGATGCTTTCCGGCGGTTTTGACAGTCCTGTGGCGGGTTTTTATGCGATGAAACGGGGACTGTCGGTAGAAGCTGTTCATTTCTTCAGCCCGCCATATACAAGCGAGCGCGCAAAACAAAAGGTAATGGATCTGGCAAAATGCCTGTCCCGCTTTGGAGGAAGCATGACGCTTCATATCGTTCCGTTTACAAAAACGCAAGAGCTCATCCAAAAACAAATTCCTGAGAACTACACAATGACGGCAACCCGCCGCCTCATGCTTCAAATTGCCGACAGAATCCGAGAAAAGAGAAACGGACTTGCCATCATTACAGGAGAAAGCCTCGGTCAGGTAGCGAGCCAAACGCTTGAAAGCATGTATGCGATAAACGCGGTGACATCAACACCGATTTTGCGTCCGTTGATCGGCATGGATAAAACAGACATCATCGAAAAATCACGGGAAATCGGCACATATGAGACAAGCATTCAGCCGTTTGAAGACTGCTGCACGATCTTTACGCCGCCAAGCCCGAAAACACGTCCTAAAAAAGAAAAAATTGAACACTATGAAAGCTTTGTTGATTTTGAGCCGTATATCCAAGAAGCGGTTGAAAACATTGAGACAATGACGCTGTATAGCGAACAAGAAGCAAACGATAAATTCGCGGAACTCTTTTAA
- a CDS encoding cysteine desulfurase family protein, producing the protein MLYLDNSSTTKPYDEVLNTYEQTSRRYFGNPSSLHRYGAETEQLLQAAKHQIKRALGLKNYDIVFASGATEANNLALKGAALSKIKAGKHIIATSIEHPSVAESLEQLTELFGFDVTYLSVNEDGFVSIEELKQAIRPDTVLVSMMHVNNEVGSVQPIEKAGEVLKEHPNILFHVDYVQGIYKVPLAIEKAGIDLCSISGHKFHGLKGTGALIVKEGTRLIPLITGGSQQKGIRAGTEHIAGAVSLAKAINLAAADFETRLDTMAAAKEWLMKKLSETEGVVVNTPQIDSAPHIINFSVPGIKAEVLLHMLEEQDIFVSTTSACSAKEHKPSKVLLQMGKGEQIAGSSIRISLNYSQTSDVAEPFMNALRPGIKKLKKMMR; encoded by the coding sequence ATGTTATATTTAGACAATAGTTCAACGACTAAACCTTACGATGAAGTCTTGAATACATATGAACAAACAAGCAGACGATATTTTGGAAATCCTTCATCTTTGCACCGGTATGGAGCTGAAACGGAACAGCTGCTTCAGGCAGCTAAACATCAGATAAAAAGGGCCTTAGGTCTAAAGAATTATGATATTGTATTTGCGTCAGGCGCTACAGAAGCTAATAATTTGGCTTTAAAAGGAGCCGCTTTGTCAAAAATAAAAGCAGGCAAACATATCATTGCCACTTCTATCGAGCATCCGTCTGTGGCGGAATCGTTAGAACAGCTGACAGAGTTATTCGGATTTGACGTCACTTATCTTTCGGTGAATGAAGACGGATTTGTTTCAATTGAAGAACTGAAACAAGCCATCCGCCCGGATACCGTGCTTGTCAGCATGATGCATGTGAACAATGAAGTCGGTTCCGTGCAGCCGATTGAAAAGGCGGGGGAAGTGCTGAAAGAGCACCCGAACATTTTGTTCCACGTCGATTATGTGCAGGGCATCTATAAAGTGCCTTTGGCTATTGAAAAGGCCGGCATTGATCTTTGTTCGATTTCCGGGCATAAATTTCACGGCCTGAAGGGGACAGGCGCGCTTATCGTAAAAGAAGGGACACGCCTTATTCCGTTGATAACGGGTGGCTCTCAGCAAAAAGGCATTCGGGCCGGGACGGAACATATTGCGGGTGCGGTTTCGCTTGCCAAAGCCATTAATCTTGCGGCTGCCGATTTTGAAACGCGGCTTGACACGATGGCTGCCGCAAAAGAATGGTTGATGAAAAAGCTGAGTGAAACTGAAGGCGTCGTTGTCAACACGCCGCAAATAGATAGTGCGCCGCACATTATTAATTTCTCGGTTCCTGGGATTAAAGCAGAGGTGCTTTTACACATGCTCGAGGAACAGGATATATTCGTCTCAACAACATCGGCCTGCTCAGCAAAAGAACATAAGCCCAGCAAAGTTCTCTTACAGATGGGCAAGGGAGAGCAAATTGCCGGAAGCAGCATCAGAATCAGCTTAAACTACAGCCAGACAAGCGATGTGGCAGAACCGTTTATGAACGCGCTTCGTCCCGGCATCAAAAAATTAAAGAAAATGATGAGGTAG
- the brnQ gene encoding branched-chain amino acid transport system II carrier protein translates to MKSTLSAKETIAIGLMLFALFFGAGNMIFPPELGQAAGENVWKAMAGFLVTGVGLPLLGVVAVALTGTDAKGLADKAHPVFGTIFTVVLYLTIGPLFAIPRTGTVSYEIAAVPFVDGMPSWLTLLLFTLIFFAITYYLALNPTKLVDRIGKVLTPILLAVIAILVIKSIVTPMGDIQSPHEAYVSGSLFKGFLEGYKTMDALASIVFGIVVVNAVKDRGITNRKSVASVCIKAGLVAAAGLGLVYVSLAYLGATSTESIGLLGAGSKILSASSQHLFGSLGNIILGVAILFACLTTSIGLVSSCGNYFSKLIPSLSYKTVVSIVTVFSFIISNFGLSNIILFSVPILSAIYPLAIVIILLSFIEKLFKGRREVYTLCLIATGIFSIIDGLNAASIPLGSLNKVLSNTLPLYSLGFGWVIPAIIGGIAGYLISLISSNKKPADIN, encoded by the coding sequence ATGAAATCAACACTATCAGCCAAGGAAACGATCGCCATCGGGCTTATGCTCTTCGCTTTGTTCTTTGGCGCAGGAAATATGATATTTCCGCCGGAACTTGGACAAGCGGCCGGCGAAAATGTTTGGAAAGCGATGGCAGGATTTCTCGTGACGGGTGTCGGCCTGCCGCTTTTAGGTGTTGTCGCTGTTGCATTAACAGGTACGGATGCCAAAGGCCTTGCTGATAAAGCACATCCGGTCTTTGGAACTATTTTTACAGTTGTTCTTTATTTAACAATTGGACCGCTTTTTGCGATTCCGCGAACAGGCACTGTTTCTTATGAAATTGCGGCTGTGCCTTTTGTAGACGGCATGCCGTCATGGCTCACACTTCTTCTGTTTACGCTCATTTTCTTTGCTATTACGTACTACCTAGCTTTAAACCCTACAAAGCTTGTTGACCGGATCGGAAAGGTATTAACACCTATTTTACTTGCTGTTATCGCTATTTTAGTCATCAAAAGCATCGTGACGCCGATGGGGGACATTCAGTCACCGCATGAAGCGTATGTTTCCGGATCATTGTTTAAAGGATTTTTAGAAGGCTATAAAACAATGGATGCACTTGCTTCTATCGTGTTCGGAATTGTCGTTGTTAATGCCGTTAAGGACAGAGGCATCACCAATCGTAAATCAGTTGCTTCCGTATGTATTAAAGCGGGACTTGTTGCAGCAGCAGGACTCGGTCTTGTTTACGTTTCACTCGCATATTTAGGGGCAACAAGCACAGAATCTATCGGTCTGCTTGGTGCGGGAAGCAAAATTTTATCAGCATCATCGCAGCACCTGTTCGGGTCTTTGGGAAATATCATTTTAGGTGTCGCTATCCTATTCGCGTGCTTGACAACAAGCATCGGCCTTGTCTCTTCATGCGGAAATTATTTCTCAAAGCTGATTCCTTCTTTATCTTATAAAACAGTTGTATCAATTGTCACTGTGTTCAGCTTTATTATTTCTAACTTTGGGCTGTCAAATATCATTTTATTCTCAGTTCCTATTTTATCAGCTATTTATCCATTAGCAATTGTTATCATTTTGCTTTCGTTTATTGAAAAATTATTTAAAGGCAGACGTGAAGTATATACTCTTTGTTTAATCGCCACTGGTATTTTCAGTATTATCGACGGCCTGAATGCCGCAAGCATTCCGCTTGGTTCTTTAAATAAAGTTCTCAGCAATACGCTGCCGCTTTACAGCTTAGGATTCGGCTGGGTCATCCCTGCTATCATTGGAGGCATTGCCGGTTATCTCATTTCTCTTATCAGTTCGAATAAAAAACCAGCTGATATCAACTAG
- the ezrA gene encoding septation ring formation regulator EzrA gives MEFVIGLLIVLLALFAAGYFFRKKIYADIDRLESWKIEILNRSIVEEMSKIKHLKMTGQTEEFFEKWREEWDEIVTAHMPKVEELLYDAEENADKYRFKKANQVLVHIDDLLTAAESNIEKILREISDLVTSEEKSREEIEQVRERYSKSRKNLLAYSHLYGELYDSLEKDLDEIWSGIKQYEEETEGGNYITARKVLLEQDRNLERLQSYIDDVPKLLADCKQTVPGQIAKLKDGYREMKEKGYKLEHIQLDKELENLSNQLKRAEHVLMTELDIDEASAILQLIDENIQSVYQQLEGEVDAGQSVLSKMPELIIAYDKLKEDEEHTKAETELVKESYRLTAGELGKQQAFEKRLDEIGKLLSSVKDKLDAEHVAYSLLVEEVASIEKQIEEVKKEHAEYREKLQALRKEELQARETLSNLKKTISETARLLKTSNIPGIPSHIQEMLENAHHHIQETVNQLNDLPLNMEEAGAHLKQAEEIVNRASRESEELVEQVILIEKIIQFGNRFRSQNHILSEQLKEAERRFYEFDYSEAYEIAASAVEKAAPGAVQKIESQKIKEHQYQ, from the coding sequence ATGGAGTTTGTCATTGGATTATTAATTGTACTGCTTGCCCTGTTTGCGGCAGGCTACTTTTTCAGGAAAAAAATCTACGCTGATATTGACCGGCTGGAATCGTGGAAGATTGAAATTCTGAACCGGTCGATTGTGGAAGAAATGTCCAAAATTAAACATTTAAAAATGACGGGTCAGACAGAAGAGTTCTTTGAAAAGTGGCGTGAAGAATGGGATGAGATTGTCACAGCTCACATGCCGAAAGTTGAAGAGCTCCTTTATGATGCTGAGGAAAATGCAGACAAATACCGATTTAAAAAGGCCAATCAAGTGCTCGTTCATATCGACGACCTGCTTACCGCGGCGGAATCAAATATTGAAAAGATTCTGCGGGAAATCAGCGACCTTGTCACAAGTGAGGAAAAGAGCCGCGAAGAGATTGAACAGGTGAGAGAGCGCTATTCAAAATCGCGAAAAAACCTGTTGGCTTACAGCCACCTTTACGGGGAGCTTTATGACAGTCTTGAAAAGGATCTTGACGAAATTTGGAGCGGAATCAAACAATATGAAGAAGAAACAGAAGGCGGAAACTATATTACCGCACGAAAAGTGCTGCTTGAGCAGGACCGCAATCTTGAACGGCTTCAGTCATATATAGATGACGTGCCGAAGCTGCTGGCTGACTGCAAGCAGACGGTGCCCGGCCAGATTGCAAAGCTCAAGGACGGCTATCGCGAAATGAAAGAGAAAGGGTATAAGCTTGAGCATATCCAGCTTGATAAGGAATTAGAAAATCTGTCAAATCAGTTGAAACGGGCGGAGCATGTCTTGATGACTGAGCTGGATATCGATGAAGCGTCCGCGATCCTGCAGCTCATAGACGAAAATATTCAATCTGTGTACCAGCAGCTGGAAGGTGAAGTCGATGCCGGCCAATCTGTGCTAAGCAAAATGCCTGAATTGATCATTGCTTATGACAAGCTGAAAGAGGATGAAGAGCATACAAAGGCGGAAACTGAGCTGGTGAAGGAAAGCTACAGACTGACAGCCGGCGAGCTCGGCAAACAGCAGGCTTTTGAAAAGCGCCTTGATGAAATTGGCAAGCTGCTCTCCTCGGTTAAAGATAAGCTCGATGCAGAGCATGTCGCCTACTCACTCTTAGTAGAAGAAGTTGCTTCAATAGAGAAGCAGATTGAAGAAGTGAAAAAAGAGCATGCTGAATACCGTGAAAAGCTGCAAGCGCTGAGAAAAGAAGAGCTTCAAGCGAGAGAGACGCTCAGCAATTTGAAAAAAACAATTTCTGAGACAGCAAGACTGCTGAAGACAAGCAATATTCCAGGCATTCCGAGTCATATTCAAGAAATGCTGGAAAACGCGCATCATCACATTCAAGAAACAGTCAACCAACTAAACGATCTTCCATTAAATATGGAAGAAGCCGGAGCCCATTTGAAGCAAGCAGAAGAGATCGTCAACAGGGCAAGCCGGGAATCAGAGGAACTTGTCGAGCAGGTCATCCTCATTGAAAAAATCATTCAGTTTGGAAACCGGTTCAGAAGCCAGAATCATATTTTATCTGAACAGCTGAAAGAAGCGGAAAGACGTTTTTATGAATTTGATTACAGTGAAGCGTATGAAATTGCAGCATCCGCGGTTGAAAAAGCGGCTCCGGGTGCTGTTCAAAAAATAGAATCACAAAAGATTAAAGAGCATCAATATCAATAA
- the hisJ gene encoding histidinol-phosphatase HisJ: MQKRDGHIHTPFCPHGSNNTLRQYAEEALKKGFESITFTEHAPLPPSFTDPTPQKDSAMAQASLERYIDDISGLKKEYRGQLAIHTGLEVDYIAEFEDEIKLLLDTYGPYLDDSIISVHFLRAGSSYLCLDYDEHTFKELISACGSIEAVYERYYRSIYSSIVSSLGSYKPKRVGHITLVQKFIKLFPYSMSEHIRGIVFQCLDAIAENGMELDFNTSGLRKTYAGGIYLEDWMMNEAKQKKIPLVFGSDAHQAGDVGYAYEAFAEQAN, translated from the coding sequence ATGCAAAAGCGAGACGGGCATATTCACACACCATTTTGCCCTCACGGCTCAAACAACACACTCAGACAATATGCAGAAGAAGCCTTAAAAAAAGGCTTTGAATCGATTACTTTTACCGAACACGCCCCATTGCCGCCCTCTTTTACTGATCCGACGCCGCAGAAAGACAGCGCGATGGCGCAAGCCTCTTTGGAACGCTACATCGATGACATTTCCGGATTAAAAAAAGAATATCGCGGGCAGCTTGCCATACATACGGGGCTTGAGGTCGATTATATTGCTGAATTTGAAGATGAAATTAAATTATTACTGGACACATACGGGCCATATTTAGATGACAGCATCATATCCGTTCATTTTTTGCGCGCAGGTTCTTCCTATCTGTGCCTTGATTATGATGAGCATACCTTTAAAGAGCTGATTTCAGCCTGCGGAAGCATCGAAGCAGTATACGAGCGGTATTACCGCAGCATCTATTCTTCCATTGTATCATCTCTTGGCAGCTATAAGCCAAAAAGAGTCGGTCACATCACACTCGTCCAAAAATTCATCAAGCTGTTTCCGTACAGCATGTCTGAACATATTCGCGGAATCGTTTTTCAGTGTCTGGATGCCATTGCAGAAAACGGAATGGAGCTCGACTTCAATACTTCCGGCTTAAGAAAAACGTACGCAGGAGGCATTTATCTCGAGGATTGGATGATGAATGAAGCGAAGCAAAAGAAGATCCCGCTTGTGTTCGGGTCTGATGCCCATCAAGCGGGAGATGTCGGATACGCATATGAGGCGTTTGCGGAGCAGGCTAATTGA
- the refZ gene encoding transcriptional regulator RefZ, whose amino-acid sequence MKVSTKDKIIESAVMLFNQKGFSGTSVREIAKSADVNVAHISYYFKGKGGLMEHLVSEFYEGYSKTLETAAGNISSQSTQEQLLQLVFDILSYQHNHRQLTRFVYREVTIDSTLIREIMSTYLMKEKYIFQLIIEEGEKQREHLTLPLPHFILQLKSLLMMPYLQPQYISEVLYMQPHEPYFYKMYFEEIKIWIRSVFRTGDVALIN is encoded by the coding sequence ATGAAAGTAAGCACCAAAGACAAAATTATTGAATCTGCTGTCATGCTCTTTAACCAAAAAGGGTTTTCTGGCACGTCTGTCCGTGAAATCGCAAAGTCAGCTGATGTAAATGTTGCGCACATCTCCTACTATTTTAAAGGCAAGGGAGGTTTGATGGAACACTTAGTTTCAGAGTTTTACGAAGGCTACAGTAAAACGCTTGAAACAGCGGCAGGCAATATCTCTTCTCAAAGCACGCAAGAACAGCTTCTTCAATTGGTTTTCGATATTTTATCCTATCAGCATAATCATCGTCAATTAACTCGTTTTGTCTACCGGGAAGTCACGATTGACTCCACGTTAATCAGAGAAATTATGTCGACATATCTAATGAAGGAAAAGTATATCTTCCAGCTGATCATTGAGGAAGGAGAAAAACAGCGTGAACATTTAACGCTGCCGCTGCCCCATTTTATTCTCCAATTAAAATCTCTCTTGATGATGCCCTATCTCCAGCCTCAATATATTTCAGAAGTGCTCTACATGCAGCCGCACGAGCCGTACTTTTATAAAATGTATTTTGAAGAAATCAAGATTTGGATCAGAAGCGTCTTCCGGACAGGGGACGTGGCGCTTATCAATTAG
- a CDS encoding GAF domain-containing protein produces MFHVEKQSGDKEKDYQLLLKQLEAMTEDETDQIANYANASALLYHSLPEVNWAGFYFAKEEDGQLVLGPFQGLPACVRIPFGRGVCGTAYANGKVERIEDVNAFPGHIACDAASQSEIVLPIHVGGKVVGVLDIDSPVKNRFDEIDEKYLSQFAEKLEKALAQ; encoded by the coding sequence ATGTTCCATGTCGAAAAACAATCTGGAGATAAAGAAAAAGACTATCAGCTTCTGCTAAAACAGCTCGAAGCCATGACCGAAGACGAAACAGATCAAATCGCAAACTATGCGAATGCCTCAGCGCTTCTGTATCATTCGCTGCCTGAAGTCAACTGGGCGGGTTTCTATTTTGCCAAAGAAGAGGATGGACAGCTTGTGTTAGGACCGTTCCAAGGTCTGCCGGCATGTGTTCGGATTCCTTTCGGCAGAGGCGTTTGCGGCACAGCCTATGCAAACGGAAAAGTGGAGCGTATAGAGGATGTAAACGCGTTTCCGGGACATATCGCCTGCGATGCGGCGTCTCAATCAGAAATTGTGCTTCCGATTCATGTAGGCGGAAAAGTTGTCGGCGTCTTGGACATCGACAGCCCAGTGAAAAACCGTTTCGACGAAATCGACGAAAAGTATTTATCACAGTTTGCCGAAAAGCTTGAAAAAGCGTTAGCACAGTAA